The nucleotide window ggggggaagggggttgcCAAGCATCTCTGGGGTTGCCGGGCAACACTACAACCAGCCCTCCGACCGCCGGCAGCGGCGCCGTAGCGCTTGGCTGTCCCTTAAATTCCGATTCAATTAGGTGTTGTTTATTCTGCCCCGTGCGGCCCTGCGCCCATCCCGCGCCAAATTGATGTTCTGCACTTAAACTCAATCTTAAACTTGTTAGGCTTTACACACTGACAACGTTGATCTGGAAATATGTATCTCGACTCAAATATcagagcacacgcacgcacgcacacgcgcacacgcacacacacacgcacacacacacacacacacatacacacacacacacacagggttctgGTGGTCTGAATTGTGTTATAAATAAGCTTTAACTTAATTGCTTTCCCGAAAGAGGTGGGACCCGCAGAGCCGGCACATATTTACTGCCTCTGCAcctacgcgtgtgtgtgtgtgtgcgtgtgtgcatgcgtgcttgtgtgcgtgtgtgtgtgcgcgtttatgagaaagacagagagaggcagagggtgtCTGTGTGGAACAGAGAGAGGTTGGGATTCAGGGAGtgagcgtgtgtttttgtgttgtcaTGGCAAAGATGAAGTTAGataagagtttgtgtgtgtgtgtgtgtgtgtgtgtgtgtgtgtgtgtgtgtgtgtgtgtgtgtgtgtgtgtgtgtgtgtggaaaaaagAGATATATAACTTGTTtatgatagagagagactgtgtttgtctgttgtcATGGGGAAGGGGAAAGCAGTTAAGGGATTATGTgcaaacatttgtgtgtgtgtctgtttccctgtttctctgtttctctgtgtgtgtgtgtgtgtgtgtggtgtgtgtgtgtgtgtgtgtgtgtgtgtgtgtgtgtgtggtgtgtgtgtgtgtgtgtgtgtgtgtgtgtgtgtgcgtgcgtgcgtgcgtgcgtgcgtgcgtgcttgcgtgcgtggcTGACTCTAATGATGCAGATGACACCTATCAGAGTGGTCACATCCAACCACTGTGTCGTCCAAAAGCAGGCCAGGACCCTCAGGACCAGGAAGTAGAGGGTCAATATGAACCAACCCCCCACCAATACCAGAACGCCACTAGTGAGTTTAAACTCTGTATTTCACAATACTATCCAATCACACATCCCTGATTTAAAAGTGAATGTTTTGCTGtttgtatgtacagtatgtgtgtatgtatgtatggatggatggatggatgaatgaatgaatgaatgaatgaatgaatgaatgaatgaatgaatggatggatggatggatgaatggatggatggatggatggatgatggatggatggatggatggatggatggatggatggatggaatgtGTGTCAAATATGTCACCCATTGAACTCCTGTCATCCCTGGAAGATGGGTTCCCCCactctgtgttccttctcaagatttcttccttgcttatTAAGGGGGTGTTTTCTTGCtctctggggggctagggtcagggcaGGGGGTGTCATAAACATACAGCCTTTTGAGACTGTACTTGTTATTAAggcctatacaaataaagttgaatctaatTGAACCAACAGAAGGCTCAGGATGATGCTCCGTAGTGGACCAGGGGTCTACGGGGGGCCCCTTCCTCGGAGTCGGGGGTCTACGCCCCCCGCTGGGTCGATTCCAGGACCGAAGAGTGTCGACGAGGGGAGAAACGTGACTGGTCAGCAGCGGGAGAAGAACCAGAACGCGAGCCGTCAGTCAGGATGATTGACCGGGCGAGCaaagcggagcatttcagctgAGACACCCGGGCTCACGGACGTAGGGCGTGGTGGCTGaatatagaacacacacacgcgagataATCAAACCCTCCCACGGCGGGCTGGACAGCTACTGTGCGTTTgttacatttagggcgtttacgcttttatccaaagcgagtgACGATAAGTATGTTTGTctagaagaagagaaacaatatatcgctgtcggtacagtaaggatgttcatacaACCAGGTAccgagcactaacaatcaccGTTTCTAAGTTCAAGGACGTacatcatacaataagtgcgtacgttaagtgcaaggacgtacaacataccaAGAGCCCAACTGTAGGGCCACCGCTGGCGCCTTGCTCATGAAAACATGAAAAGTGGTTGGGCTAGTTACTAACGGTGAAAACGGATGCCTAGTTACTGGTGGGGAAAGCAGTTTGGCTAGTTGCCGATGGTAAAAGCGCTTAGCGACAGTAAAAAACGGTCTCAAATCACGACTGAAGACTATCAGTCCATCTCTACAGTGTTGGAAAGGAATGTTGGTTTAGCTCCATTCGCGTGTTGACAATTCATCTCAGTTCTGCATCTAATATATGCTAATCCACGTGTCAAACCATGACATTGACCCGCGAGGCGGCCATTAAAAACCGTCCTCGAACGCCCTACAGCCGTACGCTAAATCAACAAGGACGTCAATCTATTCTATGGACTGTGATTGGTCGCGACCCTGTGTGACCCACCATCTGCTTTTGTTGcttacatttaataaaaaaaaaacataaataactCTCACCTGACGGTGTTTACCCAAGCCGGAGGCATGTTTATGGTTACATGCGTCGGGGtaaggggggtaggggggggggcatgttccACTAAGCGTGACCACAATCTCAACAGCGCCGTGTGACACTGAGCCGACCGCCGCGCACCACACCGTGTGTTTATGAATCCAGAAGCCCCTAGCTAAACATCGGCCTCTCTCCAGGGGATGTGGCATCCCTCCCAGCAGCTGTGTTGTCTTCTCCTCCGACAAATGAATCACCAAAACAAACCTTTCCCTGGTTCTGAATCCTCCCACTGCAACGCCGCAGACACCGATCACTGGAGTTCTTGGCACCACGATGGCATGATGGGTACAGCTTGTGCTGGAGATAACTTCACGTGTTTGGAGATACTTTAAGTACTGCTACTGGGTAATGTTCTATGAACAGAGTTTTTTCTGCCGAGATGGTTGCTACTGCATGCTAATGTTAGCCAACGAGCGCTGGATCTGTCCTGATTGGACTGGATTTCAAATCaggatttgtatttgtatttgtatttcctGCACGTGAAGTGAAGCAAGTGTTGGTGCTGTTGATGCGTGTTGATGTCGTGAGTGTTTGACcagctgtgggtgtgtgcgtgtgccgaGGCGAAGCGCAATGATAAACGATAACCAGAGGCCGGTCACTTTACAGTCCGGACCGAACCGCAGCTATCCTCATTCACAACCTTCTCATCTGGAGACTGAGAGTTTGTCTATGGTGGCCTTCACATCCATTAAGGCTGCAGcagcaccgcctcctcctcctcctcctccacctccacctccaccacctacaCCCATCCAGCCTCCTCCGTGAATGGAGAGCCTTTGTGGGCTGACCAGAAGTGGAGCAGAGCCCCCCGGATCACGGCCATTACCCATCTCACACCCGGCAAGCCGCTAACAATAAACCCGCAAGTGTGTCAACAGAGACGGACGGCCGCGGCCCGCAGCCGCACAGAGCGGAGAGAGCGAGTGCCGGGGAGGGCGAGCGAACAGGAGCAGCAGAGGAGCAGAAGAGCAGGGGCGTAATGTGGTTCCTAATTGTCCTAAAGGATACCCCAaggcccccccacccgccctcccccctctcccctctcccctccttcccccccccccgctgccctcCATACCCTGAGCAATCTCCATCGCTCATTCACTCAGCGCAATTAAGACTAAATTAGTAGCATGAAGAGACAAGCTGGCCTCCAGTGCTGCCAGACAGGGAATCCTCCCTCTGGTCTgatgctccccccctccccccccccccccccccccccccccctcccccctccccctgaaaaaaacacaagcaaactcCCAAATGAGAGCGAAAGCAGCTCTTCCGCTGTCGATTTACATTCATGTCAGCGGGTGAATTATGAATGCGATGGGAAGGGAGACGCATTAATCCTGGGGGGGGACGGCGATGGGaacggcggtggggggggggggggggggcccagaggAGAGCGTTTCTAAACAGCGGTGTACTCACGCCGTCGGCGAAGGCTGCCACTACTACACACATTCACTTCCtgtcgcctcttcttcttcttcttcttcttcttcttcttcttcttcttcttcttccaagGGAGCGCCCTGTCATGAATCTTCCCAGAATGCCCCTGGAGGAAGACGACGCGTTGACGCGCGCTCTCCTCCGTTTGGGTTCCTAATGGATGCCTCGGAGAGCGACGCTCAGCTCTGGTTGCCGTGGGGATTACCTGGAGGCCACGCGGATCTGTCTTTggtgccggcggcggcggcggtgttgTTTTGGCGCACGTGAGCCGCTTGCTAACGTAATGTTCAACGGGACAGTGAGTGgccttcacttcctgtctgttcaCAGCGGACCGCATCGTCTGCGTGACCGGGTCGGATATATTCACTGTGTTCCCTTAAAGGACCACGTTCCATTACTAGATACACACACGTGAATATATGTCGACACTCGCTGTAGTGCAAATTGAATAGCCTTACTAGCCTTCTCTCATAGCCTCCTGAGCCTACTATCCTAGCCTCACCAGCCAATGCTTGATAGCCTGCCATCCTAGCCTTACTTGCCTATCCTAGCCTCACTAGCCTACCAGCCTAGCCTCACTAGCCTATCCCAGCCTCACTAGCCTATCCCAGCCTTACTAGCCTACTATCCTAGCCTCACTAGCCTACTAGCCTAGCCTCGCTAGCCTACTAGCCTAGGCTCACTAGCCTATTATCCCAGCCTCACTAGCCTATTATCCTAGCCTCACTAGCCTAGCCTCACTAGCCTACTAGCCTAGCCTCCCTAGCCTATCCCCACCTCACTAGCCTACTATCCTAGCCTCCCTAGCCTATCCCAGCCTCACTAGCCTACTATCCTAGCCTCCCTAGCCTATCCCAGCCTCACTAGGCTACTAGCCTAGCCTTGCTAGCTAATCTCTGCATCACTAGCCTATCTCAGCCTCCTAGCCTCCCAGCGTAGCCATATAGCCTACAAGCCTAGCTTCATAGCCTAGTCGAGTGATGCTTTCCTGTGATAGTCCCGCTAAGCGTGTGCGTGTAGCGCCCgaggcccccccgccgcccccgccgctcCGAGCAACCGCTCCTCATTCGGGGCCGGGTTTACATGACAGCTCCTTTAAGGAGGAGCGCCGCCGCCCCTTAGATCTTAATGAGAGAGGCTCTGAGCGCCACCCGTCTGAACTCCGACCCCCGCGATTGATCTCACTTCCTCGATCTGACAGGTCatctatacccccccccccccccccccccccacccccggcctCCAGCCTTTGATACGAGGACCAGCGGACACCTGGGACTGGTTTCATTAAGCCACAGTCGGAGggccgagggggggggaagtgtcATGTCCGACCACCCTCGGCTCGGTCCCACACACTCATtcatattcatgtattcatccGGGCCGTCGGCCACCGCCGTCGAATACATCGCCAGTAGGTTGAGGCCGGTGCTATGTGTGGCTGGTGGGCAGGGATCTAGCGCTGCACTCATCTCGGCGGTGTTTGTTGTTCTAATCTCTCGAAAACTTTGTGCGGTTCAACTTGGTGCACGTGTGTATAAAAAGCCGATGAATATAAAATCAATCGTGGACATGCATCGATTGCTTCACTCTACTACTACaattttctcttcttttttttgccgCCAAAAAACTGTGTGTAttcagcgttgccagattggccaTGAGATCAGGGAAATCTGGTCCAATCTGGCAAGAATGTTTGAATCCGCGACTCATCCGACAGCTCCTGGATAAACAGAACAATTTGGAACGAACGTCACTGCTGCGTTCTCCGAGCTCTCCGACGTGTTTTCAGGTGCCTGCCCTCACGGGGCCCGGAATAGACCAGAGAGCTGAATCCATAGAGCGTCTGCCTGCTGCTCAGTGAACAGTGTGAAGTGATAATTATTTGAACACATCCTCAGATTCTCTTCCCCCACTCGCTGGAATTTATCAATTTTCAGCGTGTCAAGTCCTCGCCTCTCCCGGTAAGAGCCCCTCACGCCTCGTCACCCTCCACTAAACACACCGCCACCTCACACCAGTACAACACACCACTGCCTGACACCAGTACAGCACACCAGTACTACACACCACTACCTCACACCAGTACGACAAACCAGAACAACACACCCCTACACTACCTCACACAAGTACAACACACCACTACCTCACACCAGTACATTGCACACCACTAACTCACACCAGTTCACTACCTCACACCAGTACCACACACAACTGCCTCAGACCAGCAACACGCAACACTACCTCACACCAGTACAACACCCACCAATACCAGCACACCGATTTCCGCTAGCTCTCTCTTCGACGCCAACAGCATCGCCACCCCACCCAACAGCAGTTCCTTCCTCTttcactctcccccctcagtgCTAGTTCTGCCCTACCTAAGGGACCTCTAGGCCCCAGAAAGACTGCTATGACGCACGCCTGGAAGAGCCAGGGGACCTGCACGGACCCCCAGGGGCCAGCCGACCCCCTCACACTGCTCAGGGGGTTAGTGTGTCCCCTCTGGCCGGTGAAGGAGAGTGTGGTGGTAGAGGCACATCACTGCGCCTCCCGGCCCCGCGGTCCTTATGTGTGCGGAGAGCCAGCTGTGAAGTACAAAGCTCAGCGCTTCGCTGGAGGTGTGATGCTGCTCTTGCCCCGGCGCCCCTGAGCCAGCCAGCTCCCTCCGGCGTGTGGCAGGGTGGAAAACGGCGTGAAGACGCATGAGGAAAAGCCTCATCACCAAAATACATGTGGATATAACCCCCCGTGAGAGGACATCGACGCCTGGGCTTCCCGAGctagtttttctttttgtttgtcATGACGCTGATGCGTATTCAACCTGTGAACCCCTTAAGCATCAAATGTATCATCAAAGAAGAGCCATCCGTGTTGTTTTGGCGACGTCTGGCGTGATATAATCCAATAAAACATAAGTGTACAGACGCAGAGCGCTAGAGAGCAGTGTGTTAGCGGCGCGACCAAACAGGAAACGCAGGGGGAGCCGAGGCACCGGGCCGAGGGCTCCTGAGGGAAAGACCGCCGCCACTCTTGTGTGACCAATCCTATCAAAGACCTCTAATGAGAGCAGCATCGCCTCACAAAGGGCAACATGGGGATACAAAGACATTTGTCCAGGGGTGAGCCGAAACCCTGCCTGACCCCATAGGAAATGGGATCTTTAGAAGCaaggggcggcggggggggggggggggggcaggctgcAAGTATGTGACCACACACAACGATTCAAGGAAGCCCTGGTTGCAACACAACTCATTCCTCAAGACCCATACTAACACAGAGTCAAGGCGGTAGACCTACAGAGTCGAAGGAACTCAACACATAACCTCTCAGTTTGGAGTGATGATGCTGCAGTAAAGTAACTAAATAGAATACATGGATCGATACATACTAATCAAGGCCATGAAGCCTTTACAGTCGCACCAAGCACAAAAAGAAGACAAAACCAATATAATGACCGACATTATATCCGCCAGAAACCCCAGCTAGCAAGAAAGCCTCCTGCGATCGACGGACCACCTGACGGGGGAACGAGGAGATAGAAAAAGGGTTCTCTTACCAGGTCTCGTCGTTCTTGAACTCCAGTTCCCCGTAGGTGTCCTCGAAGTCCTCCCCGCCACCCTTGGCGAGCCCCTCCATGGTGCGGAAGGGCACCACCACCGTGCCGCGGGCGCCGGACGTCCGCAGCACCTTCACCTCCATCACGCCGATGCTCTCGCTCACGTGCACCGAGCCGCTCTCGAAGGTGAAGATGCCCGAGTGGTCGTCGTCCAGGATGGTGACGGTGGCCACGTTGGGGAAGCCCAGCATGGCCATGGGGTACGGCAGGCTGTTGGGGGACAGCACCTCGTCCTCCGTCTCCAGCACGCGCAGGTTGCTGAGGCGCACGAAAAAGTGCTCGTCCTCCTCGAAGATGTCGTCGTCGATGATGCCCACGCTGATCTCCTTCACGGTCTCGCCCGGCTTGAAGACCACCGTGCCCTCGCTGAACTCGTAGTCGGCTCCGGCGTTGGCCGAGCCGTCCTCGGTTTTGTAATCCACGTAGACGGTCTTGTCCACGTCACCACCCTTCCTGGTGACGGCGAGCATGGCGGCACCGCAGTTCTCCAGACACTGGTAGACGGCCGGGTCGAAGGCGATGCGGGACACGtactcctccggctcctccacGTGCACCTCCTGCACGCTGATGCTCCTCTTGGCCTGCTCCGCCACGTGCTTCTTCAGGATGTTGCCGGCGCCCGTCATCATGCGCGTGGCCTGGATCCGGTAGAAGGCCCGGCTCTTCTGCTGGTGCGAGAGGGCGTAGTAGTTGGCCATCTCCACCAGCTGGTCCATGTCCTTCTCCGGGTACTTCTGCTTCAGGTCCTTCAGGATGCGGATCATGTCGCGCCGGGACTCGTCCACCTCCTTGCCCTCGATCTGTCCGATGAGGTTGCTGCTGGCGCCGCCGTCCGCAAAGTGCGAGTTCACCATCTTGCCGTCCATCTCGATGCCCTTGGGCCGGTCCGTCTCCGTCTCGATGATGACGCCGCGGTGCTTGTCGTGGCGGTACTTCTTGTGCATGAACTTGTAGAAGAGCAGCCGCCGGTCCGCCACCCAGGCCAGCATCACGCATATGGGGAAGAAGGCGAGTGTGACCAGGCCTTCCCAGATCTGGACCACGTTGGGCGAGAACACGGCCAGGATCATGTACAGCCAGATGTAGGCGAAGACGCTCCAGCCGGCCGTGACGAAGAACACCCGCAGGTGCTTGACCTTGCGCACCTCGCCCTCGGGGATGACGGAAACGCAGAGGCCGATGATCACGAACATGTTGAAGGCCGCGCTGCCCACGATGGTGGAGGGTCCGAGCTCGCCGGCGTTGTACCCGTGGCCGCACACCTCGATGACCGAGAGCAGGATCTCGGGGGCGGACGAGCCCAGCGCCATCAGCGTGAGGTTGGACACCGTCTCGTTCCACACgcggatggtggtggtggtggtctcccCGTTGGGCCTCTTGATGACGATCTCCTTCTCCTGGGACGTGATGACCTCGATGGCCGCCATGAAGCGGTCGGCGATGATAGACACCCCCAGGAACATGTAGATCATGGCCACAAAGTACACGATGACCCGGGCGACCTTGTCCCCCATAGAGGGGTCCTCGGGGTACCAGATTGGCAGGATGATGCCCGGTCGACACTTGTAGTTCCCGCGGCAGGTGCCATTGCCGCTGGAGGGTAGCAAGGGGCTGGGCGTGGTCTGGGAGTCAGCGGCGCAGACTGCGGCTACAGTGGCGGAGACCAGCCCCAACCAGAGGGTGGTTGATGACCCCAGCTTTACCGGCCTTGAGCCCTCCATGCACCCTCCTTCTTGTCAAGGGTTCCTGACCACACTAATGCTCCCTCCGGGATCCAGCACTGGGCTGTGGTTTTTCTACACACGCCACCTGGAGATCAACAGAGAAACCATAACGAAGGTGAGTATTTAAATAATCTGCATTTAACTCATCCGTCAAACAGTCTAAAGGCAGAGTTTATTCCACAAATTGAGACTTCGATTTGGATGCTCAAGGTAAAGCTCAGCTGCTGTAACGGATTTGTTGTTTCAAGAAGAATCAGAAAGAATCTCTTTGAATCGTCTTACAatggacatttttatttttgtgagatatatttctatatctcaatgaacacacaaattgtatgttgtatgtccttgcaCTTAGAAATAGTACCTAGCATTGGGCAGCATCctatcctagctagctttggAATAGGTTAACCTAagaattgttagtgcttggcacttggttctatatACATccctactgtaccgacagcgatatattgtcgtttctctttcgtctgacaaatgtactcattgtaagttgctttggacaaaagcataTGCagatgccctcaatgtaaatgtattataattttttattatatctttTTATAGTCCAATGATCCTATGTGCTTGAACCCTTCGACTGAGCAAGGCATCAACAAACTGCCAGggttgggggttcgattcccaccaGGCCCCCCCCTTGCTACGGATGTATTGTAAAACGTGTTGGGATAAAAGCATCCACCAAAAGGCTCATAATGCTGGGTCGACTTAGTCATTCTGAACACGCGGCGGCGGCCTCTGTAGTATTATGGAATATGGTTTCAAATTATTTACACAGTGGTGCAATAATTACTCAAATAACATAACGCAATAGCTCTCTCGCGGGCCCTGCGGCTGTTACATTGTTTGAAGTAACAGCTGCCTTATCCGACCGCCATGTGTAGCCATGCACACCATGTATGCAGCGATGGAAGAAACGTCCTGAATTCATATGAGGCCCTGAAGTATTCAGATGACTCCACCATTACAAGGAACCTCAGTGGGTTTTTCTGCGAtcgtacatcacacacacacacacatccatgagAGCCTTTGTGTTTTCAATGAGCAGTGGGGTGGAAAATACTCTTTCTTAGATAAACATGCCACATTCTGGCCTGTTTCTTCCTTCCACTAACACTGGCGATAACATTATGgggggttttctatttttttgggCTAAAATAAACCAATGGTTGTGGAGTCGTTTCCAAGCATGTCTATTTTGAGTTCAGATATGGGCTACTTGCCCAAACAAGGAGGAGGCTGAAGCTATGGGGGTGATTGTCGGAAACCCCAGGGGTACGGCTCTCCGGGCTCGGAGGTGAACGGCTCGCTCAGCAGCCCTGCCAGGTTACCAAACTAAGCACTGTCCAAAATGCAAAatgtgcaacaaaaaaaaagggaaatgaaAAAGAGCAGAacaggaaggaaagagagacagccagaaaggaggagggggaactcCAATCAACCATAAACCTCAGCATTTTTCGCCTCGTTCCCCCACTTTACCGTCAAAGAACGGCAGAGAGAGCACTATCGGGGATGAGCACACAGCCATTGTGTGGACTAATAAAAGGTTGAGGAGAACCGTCTGACCGTGGTGCCACCCTATGCCCAATGTGCCTACTTCACCAAGCGGCCATTTTGATTCCATCTTGGATCGAAACGCTAGCTGGTTCGGGGGAAGTGAAGGGGGAATACaatccgtcccccccccccccccccccccccctccaccagctAGTGTtaagagccaagatggccgctttGGGAGTGAGGCTCAGTGCATAGTTAATCACAGCACACATGTATGTAATACTGAACCATGAAAGGGGCCTTgattgggaggggggtgggggggggggggttaacggCCCTTCCTTTGATTCTTTAATCGGTCCCGGGGTTGAATGGTGGCCCCTCCCTGGCCTTTGCACGTAGGGGCCACCATGGCGCACTGTGTTACGGTTCAATTAAAATTATCTCCCTGGGAGATGAACACTTTTTCCGGCCACTTAATCATTCTGCCGGTAAGCCACCTGAGGCCTGCAAACTTCATTACATTCTTCCGTCATTCCATTAACCTTTGTGGGGCTAATTGTAGATCAACGTACATCCAGCGTTAGTTACATAAAAGGCGTGTATCTCATGTTCCCTTGGCTGTTTGGCGGGGTGACCTTTAGGGGCCAAATGAGCCAAAACGCTGCCACGGTTTTCTGGCCTCAGGGCACTCACCATACAACATATTGCCCTGCTACTATTAGTGTTTGTTATTGGTCTCATATACAAAATAGTCTTAGAGCCTGCCTTTTTATGTTGTTAACTCTACATTCCTCCTTTTAGCCTTCACCTTAGAGAAGGTCCTCTAATATCTGCGTTTGCAGCAACCGTTATAAAATTATCATCATTTGATTTTATAGCAGTTGAATTCTCAAGGGATTTTATCTGAGGTTATTTTGGGAAATTCCGGAAAgaccgtttttttttaacagccaAAATTCGCCTTTagtctaaaaaaaaacaacatatctatctatatctatataaagaCATGTGGCCCCCACAGAAACTTAATATAACATTATGTTGGTTATTTACTTGGTTATTTATTATCTGAAGAAGCTCTGGTGTGGAAGTGTTTAGGTGCTGAAGGCCGTGAAAGAGCAGGAAGTGATTAGGCAGGTTTAAGATGCTTTCAGGGAGAATCGGGATACGAGCCCAGAACCTATTGGTGGGAGTCAACACCTACACCACTAGGCTCCCTATCATACCCAGTCCCttcaaatgtactcattgttTGCGCCGCTT belongs to Gadus chalcogrammus isolate NIFS_2021 chromosome 5, NIFS_Gcha_1.0, whole genome shotgun sequence and includes:
- the slc8a3 gene encoding sodium/calcium exchanger 3; this translates as MEGSRPVKLGSSTTLWLGLVSATVAAVCAADSQTTPSPLLPSSGNGTCRGNYKCRPGIILPIWYPEDPSMGDKVARVIVYFVAMIYMFLGVSIIADRFMAAIEVITSQEKEIVIKRPNGETTTTTIRVWNETVSNLTLMALGSSAPEILLSVIEVCGHGYNAGELGPSTIVGSAAFNMFVIIGLCVSVIPEGEVRKVKHLRVFFVTAGWSVFAYIWLYMILAVFSPNVVQIWEGLVTLAFFPICVMLAWVADRRLLFYKFMHKKYRHDKHRGVIIETETDRPKGIEMDGKMVNSHFADGGASSNLIGQIEGKEVDESRRDMIRILKDLKQKYPEKDMDQLVEMANYYALSHQQKSRAFYRIQATRMMTGAGNILKKHVAEQAKRSISVQEVHVEEPEEYVSRIAFDPAVYQCLENCGAAMLAVTRKGGDVDKTVYVDYKTEDGSANAGADYEFSEGTVVFKPGETVKEISVGIIDDDIFEEDEHFFVRLSNLRVLETEDEVLSPNSLPYPMAMLGFPNVATVTILDDDHSGIFTFESGSVHVSESIGVMEVKVLRTSGARGTVVVPFRTMEGLAKGGGEDFEDTYGELEFKNDETW